A genomic region of Candidatus Zymogenaceae bacterium contains the following coding sequences:
- a CDS encoding alpha/beta fold hydrolase, translated as MKKWWILLCIVAVLILAYGGISWYFSNQLLYPPLMNEDELAAEYVFLEPGDVGLEADAVTVTSADEDALSLSCWWIDAGGDSAFVLVHGRNANKKGLVRFAPMFVDRGVSVLLLELRGHGESDFGYATFGDKERYDVMGGVAWLEDAGYDSERKVGIFGISMGGAASILATMELTAVDPAAVDALILDSTLSDVPASIVFNAEKAVGGAVPVLLPGALCITRMRSGADFEAGNPMAYAADMTVPALFIMHTEDEMVSFDDQMRLFEAYGGPKEELTFEGLGHHRGHQEKTDEYEAAVGGFLKETGFIR; from the coding sequence CCTACGGGGGGATATCGTGGTATTTCTCGAACCAGCTGTTGTACCCTCCGCTGATGAACGAGGACGAGCTGGCCGCCGAGTACGTATTTCTGGAGCCCGGGGATGTGGGGCTGGAGGCGGATGCGGTGACGGTGACATCGGCGGACGAGGACGCCCTTTCGCTTTCGTGCTGGTGGATCGACGCCGGCGGCGACAGTGCATTCGTACTGGTGCACGGGCGCAACGCGAACAAGAAGGGGTTGGTCAGGTTCGCGCCGATGTTCGTCGACCGGGGGGTCTCGGTGCTGCTTCTGGAGCTCAGAGGGCACGGCGAGAGCGATTTCGGGTACGCCACCTTCGGCGACAAGGAGCGGTATGACGTGATGGGTGGTGTGGCGTGGCTCGAGGATGCGGGCTACGATTCAGAACGAAAGGTCGGAATCTTCGGCATATCCATGGGCGGGGCGGCGTCGATCCTGGCGACGATGGAGCTGACAGCAGTCGATCCCGCTGCCGTGGACGCCCTGATTCTCGATTCCACCCTGTCGGATGTCCCCGCATCCATCGTGTTCAACGCCGAGAAGGCGGTGGGAGGCGCCGTGCCGGTACTGCTGCCCGGAGCGCTGTGTATAACACGGATGAGAAGCGGGGCCGACTTCGAAGCGGGCAACCCGATGGCCTACGCCGCGGACATGACCGTCCCGGCACTCTTTATTATGCATACTGAAGACGAGATGGTGTCCTTTGATGACCAGATGCGGCTCTTCGAGGCCTACGGCGGGCCGAAGGAGGAGCTCACCTTCGAGGGACTGGGGCACCACCGGGGGCACCAGGAAAAGACCGATGAATACGAGGCGGCGGTGGGCGGCTTTTTGAAAGAG